The DNA segment ATTGGGCGTAACCGACTGCACAAATCCCTGGTGGTATTTTTAGCGCCCCTCTCCGCTTGGCACGATCCCGGTCGCGATGCTCCTTGTCCCGAGTTTCCCAGCCTGCATCTGGAAAAGGATATTGATATGGCCCTGCAACGTTGGGAGGAAGAAGAATCGCCGGATGCTGAAAAGAATAACAGATCACGACCGGGAGAAACAGAATCCAGAGAATTGGAGGAATCGAAAAAAAAAAGCGTGAACAAAGACAAACGAAATTAGAATGAGTAGCCGGTAAGGCAGAAAACCTATCAATACACAAGCTCCGCCACGGGCAATGGGGACCACCTATTCTCGGCCTCAGCCGTAGAGGAATGGTTGGTCAACCCGGGATGCCCCTACTTTTGTAGACAGGAAGTTTTGTATGGCAATAAGGTATGAGCGCTGAGGCCTCTTGCGCAGGGATCTTGCGGAATATGTGCCCCAGGCTGCAGGAGGAAACCTACGTATTCTGCCAGGTGGCGAATACCCGGCTGATGGATGTGATTGCGAACAGCCTGTGTATTTTTCGCGAAGGTGAGGGTATGAGTGTAATTTTGCCCCGGAATCTGGCTCGGCAACACGGTCTCGTTGCCAGCGCACCATTTCGCCTAATCACACTGCAGATAGTATCCGGCTTTAGTGCGATTCAATTGACAGCGATTGTTGCTGGAGCGCTGGCTGATGCCGGCATCGTTGCCAATGTGGTAACTGTGCTGCGCCACGATCATATCTTTGTACCGGAAGATAGTGCCGAACGCGCGCTGCAAC comes from the Microbulbifer sp. MI-G genome and includes:
- a CDS encoding ACT domain-containing protein; its protein translation is MCPRLQEETYVFCQVANTRLMDVIANSLCIFREGEGMSVILPRNLARQHGLVASAPFRLITLQIVSGFSAIQLTAIVAGALADAGIVANVVTVLRHDHIFVPEDSAERALQLLRGISNRAYYT